From one Streptomyces sp. ICC1 genomic stretch:
- a CDS encoding chaplin, translated as MSRVLKSAALALASGALLVGGASTASADAGAQGVAAYSPGVGSGNLIQIPIHIPINACGNSVSVIGLLNPAFGNTCVNA; from the coding sequence ATGTCGCGTGTTCTCAAGAGTGCCGCGCTCGCCCTCGCCTCGGGCGCCCTGCTCGTCGGCGGGGCCTCGACGGCCTCGGCCGACGCGGGCGCCCAGGGTGTCGCCGCCTACTCCCCGGGGGTCGGCTCGGGCAACCTGATCCAGATCCCCATCCACATCCCGATCAACGCGTGCGGGAACTCGGTCAGCGTCATCGGGCTGCTCAACCCCGCGTTCGGCAACACCTGCGTGAACGCCTGA
- a CDS encoding molybdopterin-dependent oxidoreductase — protein MRVVSINRRTVERGALAAASGLLAGFAALAAAELTASLVRPQAGPVTVIGGAAIDRTPAALKDFAIRTFGENDKLVLQLGILATVGLLAALLGMFSLRHRRTGAAGVLAFGALGAAAALSRPDAAGAGDVLPSLVGGVTGALVLYLLVGKVGVPAARPAGATGTAEATAAGTAVGASAGAAASGAADGGAAPTGWNRRGFLLAAGATAVLSTGAGALGRALTGRRGAGAAASRTAVRLPAPASPAAPIPAGAALRTPGISSFTTPNKDFYRVDTALVVPKVDAETWRLRIHGKGVSRPRSYSFAELLQRPLIERDITLTCVSNEVGGPYAGSARWLGVRLSDLLREAGVTPPSRGGRADQLIARSVDAMTLGTPVEDVMDGRDAMLAVGMNGEPLPFEHGFPVRMVVPGLYGYVSACKWIRDIELTTFDAYDPYWVKRGWARRAPIKTQARIDTPKPFARTPAGPVTVAGVAWAQHRGIERVEVRVDDGPWQEADLAAQATTDTWRQWSFPWQTTPGGHTLTVRATDGTGEVQTEERTRTIPDGASGRHSVFVTAN, from the coding sequence ATCAGGGTCGTGAGCATCAACCGAAGGACAGTCGAGCGCGGCGCCCTCGCCGCGGCGAGCGGCCTGCTGGCCGGGTTCGCCGCACTGGCCGCCGCCGAGCTGACCGCGTCGCTGGTGCGGCCGCAGGCCGGTCCGGTGACGGTGATCGGCGGGGCGGCCATCGACCGCACTCCGGCGGCGCTCAAGGACTTCGCCATCCGCACCTTCGGCGAGAACGACAAGCTGGTCCTCCAGCTCGGCATCCTCGCCACCGTCGGCCTCCTGGCGGCCCTGCTGGGGATGTTCTCCCTGCGCCACCGCCGTACGGGCGCCGCCGGGGTACTGGCCTTCGGCGCCCTCGGCGCGGCGGCGGCCCTCAGCCGGCCCGACGCGGCCGGGGCGGGCGACGTCCTGCCCTCCCTGGTGGGTGGCGTGACCGGCGCGCTCGTGCTGTACCTGCTGGTGGGCAAGGTCGGTGTCCCCGCTGCCCGGCCCGCCGGCGCGACGGGCACCGCGGAGGCCACTGCGGCGGGCACGGCAGTGGGCGCCTCGGCGGGCGCCGCCGCGAGCGGAGCCGCGGACGGCGGTGCCGCTCCGACCGGCTGGAACCGGCGGGGCTTCCTCCTCGCCGCAGGGGCCACCGCCGTCCTCTCCACCGGCGCGGGCGCGCTGGGCCGGGCCCTGACCGGCCGGCGCGGCGCGGGCGCCGCAGCGTCCCGTACCGCCGTACGACTGCCCGCGCCCGCTTCGCCCGCCGCGCCGATCCCGGCCGGGGCGGCGCTGCGCACACCCGGCATCAGCTCCTTCACCACACCCAACAAGGACTTCTACCGTGTCGACACCGCACTCGTGGTCCCCAAGGTGGACGCCGAAACCTGGCGTCTGCGCATCCACGGCAAGGGCGTCTCCCGCCCGCGCTCCTACTCCTTCGCCGAGCTCCTGCAGCGCCCGCTGATCGAGCGGGACATCACCCTGACCTGCGTGTCGAACGAGGTGGGCGGCCCGTACGCGGGCTCCGCGCGCTGGCTCGGCGTACGCCTGTCGGACCTTCTGCGGGAGGCGGGGGTCACCCCGCCGTCGCGCGGCGGCCGGGCCGACCAGCTGATCGCGCGCTCGGTGGACGCGATGACGCTGGGCACGCCCGTCGAGGACGTCATGGACGGCCGGGACGCCATGCTGGCCGTCGGCATGAACGGCGAGCCGCTCCCCTTCGAACACGGCTTCCCGGTCCGGATGGTCGTCCCCGGCCTCTACGGCTACGTCTCCGCCTGCAAGTGGATCCGGGACATCGAGCTCACCACCTTCGACGCCTACGACCCCTACTGGGTCAAGCGGGGCTGGGCCCGCCGGGCTCCGATCAAGACGCAGGCCCGCATCGACACCCCCAAGCCCTTCGCCCGCACACCGGCCGGTCCGGTGACGGTCGCCGGGGTGGCGTGGGCCCAGCACCGCGGCATCGAGCGGGTCGAGGTCCGCGTCGACGACGGGCCCTGGCAGGAGGCCGACCTGGCCGCTCAGGCCACCACGGACACCTGGCGCCAGTGGTCCTTCCCCTGGCAGACCACGCCGGGCGGCCACACCCTCACCGTCCGCGCCACGGACGGCACGGGCGAGGTACAGACCGAGGAGCGCACCCGCACCATCCCGGACGGCGCGAGCGGCCGGCACAGCGTCTTCGTCACCGCGAACTGA
- a CDS encoding fasciclin domain-containing protein: MNTLRFRRTALAVATAAVLPFALAACSDSDSGKDTAAGPAADASTAASSPASDASGSMTADGPFGPACAGVPAQGAGSFDGMAKDPVATAASNNPALSTLVAAVKQAGLVDTLNNAKDITVFAPTNAAFAKIPKADLDKVLADKATLTKILTYHVVGEKLTPKQLENGSFTTLETGKLTTAGSGESYKVNGTSSVVCGNVPTANATVYIVDTVLMPK; the protein is encoded by the coding sequence ATGAACACCCTCCGTTTCCGCCGTACCGCCCTCGCCGTCGCCACGGCCGCCGTACTCCCCTTCGCGCTGGCCGCCTGCTCCGACTCCGACTCCGGCAAGGACACCGCCGCCGGTCCGGCCGCCGACGCGAGCACGGCCGCTTCCTCCCCCGCGTCGGACGCCTCCGGGTCGATGACGGCAGACGGCCCCTTCGGCCCGGCGTGCGCCGGTGTCCCGGCGCAGGGCGCGGGCAGCTTCGACGGCATGGCCAAGGACCCGGTCGCGACCGCCGCGTCCAACAACCCGGCGCTGTCCACCCTGGTGGCCGCCGTGAAGCAGGCCGGTCTGGTCGACACCCTCAACAACGCCAAGGACATCACGGTGTTCGCGCCGACCAACGCCGCCTTCGCCAAGATCCCGAAGGCCGACCTCGACAAGGTGCTCGCCGACAAGGCCACGCTGACCAAGATCCTCACCTACCACGTGGTCGGCGAGAAGCTGACCCCGAAGCAGCTGGAGAACGGCTCCTTCACCACGCTGGAGACCGGGAAGCTGACCACCGCTGGCTCGGGCGAGAGCTACAAGGTCAACGGCACGTCGAGCGTGGTCTGCGGCAACGTCCCGACCGCGAACGCGACCGTGTACATCGTGGACACCGTCCTGATGCCGAAGTAG
- the sigK gene encoding ECF RNA polymerase sigma factor SigK, whose protein sequence is MARVAQGDQDAFSALYDAVAGTVFGIAVKVVRDRAQSEEVAQEVMIDVWRQAARFRPDQGSVMTWVATIAHRRAVDRVRSAQASANREHEAGVREQGRPFDEVSEQVETRLERDQVKRCLRGLTELQRQAVTLAYYQGLTYREVAETLQTPLPTIKTRMRDGLIRLRDCMGVTT, encoded by the coding sequence ATGGCGCGCGTCGCGCAGGGGGACCAGGACGCCTTCTCCGCGCTGTACGACGCCGTGGCGGGAACCGTCTTCGGCATCGCGGTCAAGGTGGTGCGCGACCGCGCGCAGTCGGAGGAGGTCGCCCAGGAAGTGATGATCGACGTGTGGCGCCAGGCCGCGCGGTTCCGCCCCGACCAGGGCAGCGTCATGACGTGGGTGGCCACGATCGCGCACCGCCGCGCGGTCGACCGGGTCCGCTCCGCCCAAGCCTCGGCCAACCGCGAGCACGAAGCCGGAGTGCGCGAACAGGGCCGGCCCTTCGACGAGGTGAGCGAGCAGGTGGAGACCCGCCTGGAGCGAGACCAGGTCAAGCGCTGTCTGCGCGGGCTGACCGAGCTCCAGCGCCAGGCCGTCACCCTCGCCTACTACCAGGGGCTGACCTACCGCGAGGTCGCCGAGACCCTCCAGACCCCTCTTCCCACGATCAAGACCCGGATGCGCGACGGACTGATCCGCCTGCGCGACTGCATGGGGGTGACCACTTGA
- a CDS encoding anti-sigma factor: MKHEDELHTLTAAYVLDALGPAEHEAFARHLVRCAPCSGDVAGFSATAGRLAGAVALAPPPHMKAAVLARIETVRRLPPRVGVRRAAGFLDRLPRKAGAFVVAASLVGAAVLGGAALRQAGEADRARLDARQAVARSQELRAVVTAPDARTVHGRTSGGAAATVITSPARDRAVFLTDWLPAAGAGRTYQLWLADRGTMRPAGFLTGDGAAVLTGGLGSATAVGLTLEPTGGSPRPTTSPLVLLALPA, from the coding sequence TTGAAGCACGAAGACGAACTGCACACCCTCACCGCGGCCTACGTACTCGACGCGCTCGGCCCGGCCGAACACGAGGCCTTCGCACGGCACTTGGTGCGCTGCGCGCCGTGTTCCGGGGACGTCGCCGGATTCTCCGCCACGGCCGGCAGGCTGGCCGGCGCCGTCGCCCTCGCGCCCCCGCCGCACATGAAGGCCGCCGTTCTCGCCCGCATCGAGACGGTCCGCCGCCTTCCCCCGAGGGTCGGCGTCCGCCGGGCGGCCGGGTTCCTCGACCGCCTCCCGCGCAAGGCCGGCGCGTTCGTGGTCGCCGCGTCCCTCGTCGGGGCCGCCGTCCTCGGCGGCGCGGCGCTCCGGCAGGCCGGGGAGGCGGACCGGGCCCGCCTGGACGCCCGGCAGGCCGTCGCGCGGAGCCAGGAGCTGCGGGCCGTGGTCACGGCTCCGGACGCCCGTACCGTCCACGGCCGGACCAGCGGCGGAGCCGCCGCGACCGTGATCACCTCCCCGGCGCGCGACAGGGCCGTGTTCCTCACCGACTGGCTGCCGGCCGCCGGCGCGGGAAGGACGTACCAGCTCTGGCTCGCCGACCGCGGGACGATGCGGCCGGCGGGCTTCCTCACCGGTGACGGTGCCGCCGTGCTGACCGGCGGCCTCGGGTCGGCCACGGCGGTCGGCCTGACCCTGGAGCCCACCGGGGGCTCACCGAGGCCGACCACCAGCCCGCTGGTCCTGCTCGCCCTCCCGGCGTAG